Within the Streptomyces sp. YIM 121038 genome, the region ACCCCTGGGGGCCTCGCTCTCCGGAGCCCTTCTCGACGAACTCCCCGCGCCCGCGGTCTTCCTGGTCTTCGCCGTCCTCCTCGCGGCCCTCGCGGCGGCGTCGCCGGGGCGGCGGGTGTTCCCCCAGCCCGGCCCGGGAGATGCCGTGGCGGATCGCTCGCGGGCCGGGGCGGCCGCGGACTGACCACTCACTCGGGCTCGGCCTTGCACTGGGCGCTGGGCGGCTTCCCCTCGGGCCAGGCGAGCTTCTCGAACTGGATGTGCCGCCGGGGGTCGGGCGAAAGCCGCACGATGGCGACGGCCTTGTCGTAGGGGGTGCCGTAGCTGTTGAGGCAGATCCAGCCGCTGGCGCCGTTGACCCGCTGGCGGCCGTGGAGCCGTGGCCATGCCGCCGCGATGCTGTCCTGCGCGGGCACCTGGTCCTTGGCGACCACCCGGTTGCGGATGCCCGCGATCGCGGTCAGGGCCGAGTCGTGGGCCGTGATGGTGCGCCCGTCCGCGAGGCCGGTGGGGCCGATGTCGCCGACGGCGGAGTCACGCCGAGCGCTCTTGACGAGCCGGCCGAGCGCGGTGAAGTCGTCGGCCGAACCCCCGGTCGCGGGCGGGCGTCCGGTGGTCCAGGCGTCCTCGTGGGTGATCGTGGTGTACTCGACGGTCAGCCCGGCGCCGTAGGTGAAGGCGCCCCAGTCCATGGTCGGGTCGAGGGCGAGGGTGGAGGCTCCCGACACGGTGACCACCCTGAAGGGCCGCGACGCGCAGCCGCGTTTGCCCAGGGCGGCGACCAGATGGCTGAGCGCGCGCGGACGGCCCGAGAAGTAGACCGTGGTCGCCTTGGAGTCGCAGAGGTTGTTGACCATCTGAACGAAGTCGTTGGCCGTGACCCTGTCCGCGTCGTACTGCTCGGGAGCGTACGGCGTTCCCTTGGTCTCGGCGCGGAAGGCGGCGCGCAGCGAGCGGGCGTAGAGGTCGCTCTCGGAGGTGTCCTCCACGAGGAAGGTCTGCGCCGGTTCGACGTGCAGGGAGTGGGTGAGTGCCCGCGCCTGCTCCCGGTTGGAGGGGACGACCTTGGCCAGGCCCGAGTAGCGCCGGGGGTGCCGTGCGTCGTTCGCGAGGCCGTCGGCGGTGATCGGTCCGCCGACGACCGCGATGCCCTTGCCGTTGGTCAGACGGTCGATGGTCCGCTCGGTCCGCCCGACGCTGACGTTGAAGCCGAAGACCGCCCGCAGCCGGTGCTCGCGGGACGCCGACATCGCGGCGAGCTGGTCGGTGACCTCTCGCCAACGGGCCATCTCGCGCCCGGGGTTGGCCAGGACGAGGCGGATCGGCGGCTCTTCCTTGCTCTCGTGGTTGGCCCGGTACTGGGCGAGGTAGGCGCCCTGGACCTCCCGCAGGACCTCGATGCGTTCGGCCCGCTGGTCCGCTCCCGGAGTCATCGGGATCATGAGGGCGACGGTCGCGTAGGGCTTGTCGCCGCGGGTGACGCGGTCGTTCTCCGCCTTGATGCGGGCCGAGACGGGACGGAGCTCGTCGTTGAAGGCGTACGCGCCGTCGGTGACACCTGTGCACTCGTCGTCGTCACCCCGCTTGTCGACCCCGGCCGCGCAGGAGGTGTCGCTCAGCTCCAGGCCGGCCCACACGCCCAGCGGGACGACGAGCGCGGCCACCAGCAGCCAGTGGACGAACCGCACGACGGGCGGTTTCGCGGTGTGCCACTGCCACCACCGGCGGAAGGGCATGTCCATCACACCACCTCACACGACGGGGAGATCGGGGGCCTGTACGCCGTTCACCAGGGCGTCGATCCAGCCGTCGGCCGCGACGGCGTCGATGTACGCGTTGTACGCCCGGTCGGGTCGCGGGCGGCGGCCGTAGTCCGTGCACAGCGCCTCAAGCGCGGCCCGTACGAGCACCGCGCGTCGGTCCGCGTGGCCCGACGGAGGAGCGGACGACGGCGCGGACAGCCGCCACACGGACGCGAGCAGCAGCCGGATCGCGGCGTGCGCCTCGGCCCCGCCCTCCTGCTCGGCACACGCCGGGCACGGCGGCAGTTCGTCGTCGGCCGGTGCGTGCTCGGGCGCGAAGCCGTCGAACGCCTGGGGTGCGGCCGCGACGAGGTTGAGGTCGCGCAGCCAGTCGGAGGGCGCGCTGCGCAGATAGCGGTGGTGCAGCGCCCGGACGACCACGGAGTCGAACAGGCCGAGGGCCAGGGCGTGGTGCAGATACCGCGGGTCGTGGCGGACCGAGTCGGCGGCCAGCACGTCACCGGGGTTGTAGTGGCCCGCGAGGCGGGAGTGGATGTGCGACCAGCGCTCCGGGCCGCCCTCGGTGCGCAGTCGGTGGAGCAGGATCGCGCGCAGCGCCCGGTCGGTGATCAAGGGGGCTCTGCCGTACGTCGGCGGCCAAGGGCGGTGGTTCCAGTGGGGCCGCTCCAGGGCACCGTCGAGAAGCCGTCTGACCTGGAGGGCGGGCGTGGGCGCGGGGAAGTCCGGCCGGGGCAGCCGCAGCAGGTCGGCCGCGGCGCCCACCTCCAGCGCGGGCGCGACCGCCAGGGCCTGGTCCCGCTGGAGGGGGTCCGGAAGCAGCTGGTCCAGCAGTCGCACGGCGAGCGGGTGCCCGGCGTCCGGGGAGGGCAGCGAAAGGAGTTCGTCCAGGTCGAGCGGGTCGGGGCCCTCGATCCGCTCCACCGCTGTCCCGGTCAGGAGCAGGGCACTGCCCGTGCGGCCCCCGCTGAGTCTTTCGACGACCGCTGGAAGGGGGGCGGGATAGTCGGTGCCGCTGAACATCGCGCGGATGTGCGGGTCGCCCACGTGCGGGATCCCGAGGCGCAGCAGCCAGGTGCGGGGTGGGCAGAGCTCGGGGCGGTGCCACGGCGCTTCGACGGTGGTGGGTGTCAGGTCCGGATCGGAGCCGCGGCCCAGGGAGGACACGAAGACGACGGGGAGCATGGCCCGGCTGTGCCCCGGGCGCTGCCGGGCGAGGCGCGCGTACCGTTCGACGAACGGGTCGAGAAGGCGTGTGCGCAGCACGTCGTCCACGTTGTCGAGGAGGATGAGCGCGGGGTGGCGGGTCTTGCGCCCCCAGGGGCCGTAGGCGCCGTCGATGTCCGCGAGGAGCGCGTCCATCAGATGGGCCTCCGCCACCGCCCGGTCCGGTCCCCGGCGGCGGAACTTCTGGACGAGCAGGAACAGCCGCTGCACCGCGTCGCCGTTGGCGTCGTCCAGTTGGGAACGCCACCACGCGAGGCGGGGTGCCTGCCCCTTGCGGTCGAAGAGCGTCTCCGAGGCGGCCTGGAGTACGCCCTCCAGCCCCGGCACGCCCGGGAGCAGCCCCGCCACCACACTGCCCAGCGCGGTGAACCAGTGTCTCAGCAGGGCGTCCCGGACCCTGGGGTCCGGGTGCCGCGCGGTCAGCAGCTCCCTGAGTTCCCCTTCCGCGGCCGTCAGCTCGGCCGGTGGCACGGGGCCCGCGGTGGCGGCCTCCCGCCGCCACGCGGTCACCAGCAGCAGCGCGGGAGAGAGCCGGGGGAAGGACAGGGGGCGGCTGTTCCCCTTGGGGGCGGTGGACAGCTCGTAGCACGCCTGGAAGAGGAGGTTGGTGACCGGCGAGGCGTTGGCCGAGTCCAGGCGCTCGCGATCCGTCTGACCGGCTGCCGAGTAGGGCGGCCCGGCGAGGTCCACGTGGGCCGTCGGCACATGGGCGTGGTATCCGGCGTACAGCGCGTCGAGTACGGCTGTCTTGCCTGTCGCCCGGTCGCCGACGATCTCCACGACGGGCGGTCCGTGCGGGAATCTTCGCTTGGTCCACGGGCCCCCGCCGGGCGGCATCCCCACCATGGCCGGGGCGAGTTCGTCGACCACGGCACTGAGGTGGTACAGATGGCGCCCCATCCCGCCCCCCGGCGCTCTCTTCCCCGTCGGCCCCGGTGTGCCCGCACCCGCTGCCGGACCGGCCGTGGCTGTGTGGAGAGAGACGATAGGGCAGCTTGCACGGCGCGACAACAACTGTCCGGCACGGTCTTGGGTCCGGTCCGTGCCACGCTGGGCGGACCGAATCACCCGCAGCTCAGGAGGACAGGCCCATGGCGAGGGAATCGGACCGGCGGATGCTGCGTACCGCGCTGGAGGAGGCTCGCTCGGGTCTGGCCGAGGGCGGCATCCCGATCGGCGCGGCCTTGTACGCACCGGACGGGTCCACCCTGCTCGGCCGCGGTCACAACCGGCGCGTGCAGGACGGCGATCCGTCGACGCACGCGGAGACCGCCGCCTTCCGGTCGGCCGGGCGGCAGCGGACGTACCGCGGTACGACGATGGCGACGACGCTCTCGCCCTGCTGGTACTGCAGCGGCCTGGTCCGGCAGTTCGGGATCTCGCGGGTCGTCGTCGGCGAGGCGCGGACGTTCCGGGGCGGGCACGGCTGGCTGGCCGAGCACGGCGTGGAGGTCGTGGTCCTGGACGACCCCGAGTGCGTCGCCCTGATGACCGACTTCACGGAGGCCCACCCGGAGCTGTGGCGGGAGGACATCGGGGCGTAGGGAAGGACGCGGGGCGCGTACCCGCGCGCAGTCCCGCCTCCGCCTCTCCCGGGTCCGTCGGTTCGCTCCCTCAGTGCCCGGCCGGTGTCACGTGGGCCCGTTCCCCCTGCGGGCCGAACAGGGCGAGCAGTTCGGCGGGGCTGCTGTCGGCGCTGCCGATCCAGTGCGGTACGCGGGTGTCGAACTCGGCGGCCTCGCCGGGGCCGAAGCGGTGTTCGTGGTCGCCGAGCACGAACCTGACGTGCCCGTTGAGGACGTAGAACCACTCGTACCCCTCATGGGACTGCAACGTCACGGCCGGTGCGCGGTCCGCGGGCGGATAGACCACCTTGTAGGCCTGGATGCCGCCCGCGCGTCTGGTCAGGGGCACGAGCACGAGGCCGGATCGCCGCACCGGCCGCAGGTGCACGCGCGGGTCGCCGGTGGGCGGCGCGGCGACCAGGTCGTCGAGCGGGACGCCGTGCGCCCGGGCCAGTGGCAGGAGCTGTTCCAGGGTGGGGCGGAGCCTGCCGTTCTCCAGGCGGGACAGGGTGCTCGCCGTCAGGCCGGTCTCGGTCGCCAGCGCCGCGAGCGTGGTGTCGCGCGCCCGGCGCAGGGCGCGCAGCCGCGGCCCGACTCCGGCCAGCACGTCTTCCGTGGGGGTGTCCATGCCGCCTGATGATGCGGATCCGCAACTTTTCTTGCAAGGGCGGAAAGGCCCTGGCGATGCTGGCGGCACAGCGCAGGAACCGAGGGCGCCGAGGCGCGGACGCGGCGGACGACTCGTACGACTGCGGCAGCTCAGCCGCTCGGCCGGCTCCGGCGGCCCCGCCCCGGGCAGCTAGGACGGCTCGAATGACACGAAGCTCAGACGCCTCGGACGGCTCGGACAGCTCGGATAGCTCGGACAGCTCGGACGAAAGGGCACCCCTGATGGACTCCACCCACCACCCCCAACCCACCGACAGCGCGGCGGAAGAGGACGCCGCCCAGTTCTGGGAGCGGATCTACCGCGCCCGGAGCGCCTGGGCCGCGCGCGTCAACCCGCTGCTCGCCGAGGTCGCCGCGCCGCTGCGCCCCGGCGCCGCCCTGGACCTGGCCTGCGGCCCCGGCGGCGACACACTGTGGCTGGCCCGGCAGGGGTGGCACGTGACCGCCGTGGACATCTCCGCCACCGCTGTCGAGCAGGTGCGGACCCGCGCCCGCGAACTCGGTGTCGCCGAGCTGGTCACCGCCGAACGGCACGACCTGGCCGACAGCTTTCCCGGCGGCCGGTTCGACCTCGTCTCCGCCCAGTACTTCCAGACCCCGTACGAACTGCCCCGCGCTCGCATCCTGCGTACCGCCGCGCGGGCGCTGCGGCCCGGCGGCCTCCTCCTGGTCGTCGACCACGGCTCCGCCGCGCCCTGGTCGTGGAACCAGGACCCCGACGTGCACTACCCCATGCCCGACGAGACGGCCGCCGCGCTCGCCCTGGACCCGGCGCGGTGGTCCGTCCTGCGCGCCGACATGCCGCGCCGCCGGGCCGTCGGACCCGCCGGGGAGACCGCCACCGTCGTCGACAGCGTCCTGCTCCTCCGGCGGACCGCCGCGTGAGCGCCGAGGACACCCGTCCGCCGTCGGCCGGTCCCGACGAGAAGGCCGTCCTCCTCCGTTTCCTCGACCAGCTGCGCGACGCGGTCGCCGACAAGGTCACGGGCGTGCCGGAACCGCAGGTCCGCGCGGGCGGGGTGCCGTCGGGCACCAACCTCCTCGGCCTGGTCAGGCATCTGGCGATCGTCGAGCGGTTCTACTTCCTCGGCGAGGAGGTCGGCCCCTGGCACGCGACCATGCGGCCGTCCCCCGAGGACACCGTCGAGAGCGTGCTGGCCGACTACCGGAGGACCGTCGAGCGGGCGAACCAAGTCATCGGCGCCTGCCCCGATCTGACGCTGCCCGCCCCGCGTCCGCCGCGCCGGGGGCCGGGACCCTCGATGCGCTGGGTCCTGGTGCACATGATCGAGGAGACCGGTCGGCACGCGGGCCACGCCGACATCCTCCGCGAGCAGATCGACGGTTCCACGGGCCGATGACGGCTGTGGGCCCCGCGCGTCAGTACACCTCGGCCCGGGTGCGCCGCGCATAGGCGCGGGCCGCCCGGGCGCGGTCGCCGCAGCGGGTGGAGCACCAGTGGCGGCGGCCGTGGCGCAGCAGGTAGCGGTTGCAGGGGGTGGAGCCGCAGGCGGTGAGGCGGTCGGCGTCGGGCCCGGTCAGGAGGTCGGCGGCGTCGGCGGCCAGGGCGGCCAGGGCGTGTTCGACGATCTGGGCGGTGGGATGCGAGGCGGCCCGGTACAGACCGCGGGTGGGGTCCCAGTGCAGCAGGGAGGCCGCGGGCGCCCGGGTCAGGGCCTCGTTGACCGCCGCGAGCGCGCTCGCGGGCGCGGGGTGGCCGTCGACGCGGGAGGCGAGCAGGGACCGGATCTGTTCGCGGAGCGTCCGCAGTTGCGCGGCGCACATCTCCTGGAGGCCGGCGTCGTCGGGCGCGAGGCCGTGCTCGACGAGCCATCGGTTCGCCGCGGCGGGGCTGCCGAGCAGATCGAGGAACTGGCCGCCGGGCAGCGCGATCGCGCTGTCGGCGAAGTCGAGGGCCGGGTACTGCTCGGCGCCCGGCGCGGGCGGCAGATCCGGCTCGGCGGTCACGCTGTCCTTCATGACTCTCATGGTATGGCTTGCGCTCATCCATGAGAAACAACTAGCTTCACCTCACGGATACACCACTACTCATCCGTGAGGTGTGCTCTCCCATGGCTTCTTCCGACTCCTCCCCGGCCGCTTCCGACCCGTCGGCGGCGCCCGCCGACCCGCCCACGGCCGCCGCCGAAGCGCGCGGCGAGCAGATTCCCGTACGCGTCTTCGGCGGCCCCACCGCGCTCTTCGAGTACGGCGGCCTGACGTTCCTCACCGACCCCACCTTCGACGCGCCCCGCAGCTACCCGGTGCCGGGCGGCGAGCTGGTCAAGACCGCGCCCGCCGCGGCCGCGCCCGCCGAGCTCGGCCGCGTCGACGTCGTCCTGCTCTCGCACGACGAACACCCCGACAACCTCGACGAGTCCGGCCGGGCCCTCCTCGCGGAGATACCCCTCACCCTCACCACACCCAGCGGCGCCCGTCGCCTCGGCGGCGCCGCGCAGGGCCTGGCCCCGTGGGCGTCGGCCGACCTCGACCGCCCCGACGGCAGGACGGTGACCGTGACGGGCGTGCCCGCGCTGCACGGCCCGGAGGAACTCGGCGCCGAGGAGGTCGAGGCCACCGTCGGTGAGGTCGTCGGCTTCGTCCTGACCTCGGCCGACCTGCCCACGGTGTACGTGAGCGGGGACAACGCCTCGCTCGGCCTGGTCCGCGAGATCGCCGCGCGCTTCGGCCCCGTCGACACCGCGATCCTCTTCGCCGGGGCGCCGCGCGTCCCCGTCTTCGACGGCGCCCTGCTGGTCCTCGACAGCGCCCAGGCCGCCGAGGCCGCCGCGATCCTCGGGGCGCGCAGGGTCGTGCCGGTGCACTGCGACAGCTGGGCCCACTTCACCGAGGGCCGCGACGACGTCGTGGCCGCCTTCAAGGCCGCGGGGCTAGACGACCGGCTCCACCTCGCCTGAGGACCCGCCGCGCCCGGGGCCGTTCCGACCGATGAGACAGCGTTGAGACACCGGCGGGACCCCGATCGCACGCCGTCGAGATGCCGGTGAGACGCCGATCGCACGCCGATGAGATGCCGGTGAGACGCAGATGGGGCGCAGTCGTCCGCGCCCGCCTCACCAAATCTCTCCAACTCCGCCACGGCGCGGGTAAATTGACCTTGCCGCCCACGGCGGGCGTGCCTTTCGGGGGTTGGGGTAGGGAATGCGCGGCACGGTCCTGGACGGGCGGTACACGCTCACGGAGCGGATAGGCGCGGGAGGCATGGGCGCCGTCTGGCGGGCCCGCGACGCACGCCTCGACCGGGACGTGGCCGTCAAACTGCTCGGACTGCCCCGGCACACGTCGGGCCCCGAGCGGGAGCGGATGCTGGCGCTCTTCGTCCGCGAGGCACGGGCCGCGGCGGCGCTCGACAGCTCGTACATCGTGCCGGTCTTCGACCACGGCGCGGACGGCGACGTCCCGTACCTCGTGATGCCGCTGCTCACGGGCCGTACGGTCAACGCGCTGCTCCGCGAGGGCGACGGCCTCGCGCCGGAGCGGGTGGCGGACATCGCGGGGCAGGTGTGCCGGGCGCTCGCCGTGGCCCACCGGGCGGGCATCGTGCACCGGGACATCAAGCCGGCCAACGTGATCGTCACCGACGAGGGCACGGTGAAGGTCCTCGACTTCGGCATCGCCAAGTTCCTCGACGCGACCGGGGCGACCGGCGGCTACCTCACCCGCACCTCCGACTCCCCCATCGGCACGCTGCACTACATGGCCCCCGAGCGGTTCACGCGCGGGCCCGCCGACGGGCGCACCGACGTGTACTCGCTGGGCTGCATGGTCCACGAGATGCTCACCGGATCGCCGCCCTTCGACGCGCCGTCGGAGGCCGCCCTGATGCACTGTCATGTGTACGAGGCCCCGGACCCGCCCTCCGCGCGGCGGCCGGAACTCACCCCGGAGTGGGACGCGTTCGTCGGCCGGACGCTGACGAAGGACCCCACCGGCAGGCCCACCGCCGACGAGGCCCGTCAGGCTCTTGAGGTCCTCGCGCGCACGGCGGGGCTCCGGCCCGTGCCGGTGCCTCCGCCCGCACCCGTGGCCACGCCCCCAGCCGCGCCCCTGGAGCCCGTGGGAGCGGCCGAGTACCCGCTCGCCCCGCCCATGCCCCAGGGGCCGCCGACACCGTGGCCCGTGCCGCAGCCGCTGGTCGTGGCCGGGAGCGGCCCCCGTCCGTGGTGGCGCAGATGGTGGCTTCCGGCCGGGGCGGCCGTCGCCGTCGCCGCGCTCGTCGCCGTGCTCACCGTCGTCAACCCCTTCGACAAGGACGGCGGGGGCGGCACCGACAAGGAGGCGAAGGGCGGCGGTTCAGGCAGTTCGGACGGCCGCGGGACCGGCGACGGGAAGGGCGGCGGGACCGGCGCCAAGGGACCCGCGGTGGCCGAGCAGGCCAGGACCGAGACGCTGTCCATCGGCACGGCGGCGGACTCCAAGGGCCCGTCGCCCGCCGTCGGCGGTGCCCACAGGGGCGGCTCCGTCACCGTCCTCGACCCCTACGAGCTGACCACCATCGACCCCGGCACGATGTGGTCGGGCACCGAACGCCTCGTCTCGCGCCTCGTCTACCGCAGCCTGACGGGCCTCAAGACGCTGCCCGACGGCTCGGTCAAGCTCGTCGGCGATCTGGCCACCGACGCGGGGCGGCCCTCGGCCGGCGGCCGGACCTGGACCTTCACCCTCAAGGAGGGGCTGACGTACAACGACGGACTTCCCGTGCGGGCCAAGGACTTCGCCCACGCCGTCGAGCGCACGCTCGGCCCGCAGTTCTCCCTCGGGGACAAGACCCTACGCAGCTGGATCCTCGGCAAGGACGCCACCGCGGGAACAGCCGCCCGCTCGCTGCCGCCGGGCGCCATCGAGACCCCCAACGACCGGACGATCGTCTTCCATCTCGAGGCCGCCCGCCCGGACTTCAACGTCGCGCTCGCGGGCCCCACCGGCGCGCCCCTGCCCGAGAAGGTCAAGGACGGCCCGGTGAACTCCGGGACGCTCCCGTCGACCGGCCCGTACCAGATCAACGCCTACCAGAGCGGCAAGGACCTCGTCCTCACCCGCAACCCCGCGTGGCGGGCGGCCACCGACCCGCTGCGCACCGCCTACCCGGACACGTACCGGGTGGAGGGAAACGTCGCCGTCGACCAGATCAAGTCCCGCACGCTGGCGGCGCGGCCGGGCGAGGCGGTCATGTCCTTCACCGGCACCCTCGCCAAGGGCGACCTCGACCAGGCCTCCGGCGCGGGCCGGCTGACGGCGCCCTCCTCGTATGTGCAGACGTACATGATCAACACGCAGCGGGTGAAGAACCGCGCGGTCCGCAAGGCCATCGCCACGGCGCTGCCCGCGGCCGACGTCCTCGCGGCGAGCGACGAGAACGGCACGGTCCAGCACAACCTGCTGCCCCCGGGCGTGCGCGGGGCCCGCCCCTTCGACCTGTACGACGCCGGGGAGCGCGGGTCCCCCGCCAAGGCGCGCGAGCTCCTCAAGGACGCGGGCAAGAGCGGCTACCGGATCACCCTCGGCTACGGATCGGAGGCGGACGCCAAGCGTGCCGACGTGATCGAGGCGGCGCTGGAGCAGGCCGGTTTCCGGGTCGACCTCAAACAGGACAAGGCGGCCGACTACTTCAAGAACGCGGGCGACGGCAAGTACGACCTGTTCCGCCTCGCCGTCGGCGGCGGGCTGCCCGTCGCCTCCTCGTTCCTGCCGGACTACTTCGGCAGCGAAACCTCCGCCCCCGCCTCGTCGAACTACTCCCGCCTCAAGAACTCAGAGGTCGACGACGCGATCGAGGCGGCCGACGGCGCGGGCTCCGTGCCCGCCGCGGGCAAGCTGTGGGCGAAGGTCGACCGCCGCGTGATGGAGGAGGCGGCGGCCGTGCCGCTGTACGTGCCGACGCGCACGTTCCTCCACTCCGAGGCGGTGCGCGGGCTCCAGGTCGATCTGGACGGGGTGTCACCGCTCAACGCGTACGTGCGCCCCTGACCGTCCCTGGCGGTCTCGGACCTCGGACGTAGGTCCGGTGCCCCATGCGCGCTCCCCTCGCC harbors:
- a CDS encoding nucleoside deaminase, encoding MARESDRRMLRTALEEARSGLAEGGIPIGAALYAPDGSTLLGRGHNRRVQDGDPSTHAETAAFRSAGRQRTYRGTTMATTLSPCWYCSGLVRQFGISRVVVGEARTFRGGHGWLAEHGVEVVVLDDPECVALMTDFTEAHPELWREDIGA
- a CDS encoding XRE family transcriptional regulator translates to MDTPTEDVLAGVGPRLRALRRARDTTLAALATETGLTASTLSRLENGRLRPTLEQLLPLARAHGVPLDDLVAAPPTGDPRVHLRPVRRSGLVLVPLTRRAGGIQAYKVVYPPADRAPAVTLQSHEGYEWFYVLNGHVRFVLGDHEHRFGPGEAAEFDTRVPHWIGSADSSPAELLALFGPQGERAHVTPAGH
- a CDS encoding class I SAM-dependent methyltransferase, producing the protein MDSTHHPQPTDSAAEEDAAQFWERIYRARSAWAARVNPLLAEVAAPLRPGAALDLACGPGGDTLWLARQGWHVTAVDISATAVEQVRTRARELGVAELVTAERHDLADSFPGGRFDLVSAQYFQTPYELPRARILRTAARALRPGGLLLVVDHGSAAPWSWNQDPDVHYPMPDETAAALALDPARWSVLRADMPRRRAVGPAGETATVVDSVLLLRRTAA
- a CDS encoding DinB family protein, with the translated sequence MSAEDTRPPSAGPDEKAVLLRFLDQLRDAVADKVTGVPEPQVRAGGVPSGTNLLGLVRHLAIVERFYFLGEEVGPWHATMRPSPEDTVESVLADYRRTVERANQVIGACPDLTLPAPRPPRRGPGPSMRWVLVHMIEETGRHAGHADILREQIDGSTGR
- a CDS encoding ABATE domain-containing protein, which produces MRVMKDSVTAEPDLPPAPGAEQYPALDFADSAIALPGGQFLDLLGSPAAANRWLVEHGLAPDDAGLQEMCAAQLRTLREQIRSLLASRVDGHPAPASALAAVNEALTRAPAASLLHWDPTRGLYRAASHPTAQIVEHALAALAADAADLLTGPDADRLTACGSTPCNRYLLRHGRRHWCSTRCGDRARAARAYARRTRAEVY
- a CDS encoding MBL fold metallo-hydrolase → MASSDSSPAASDPSAAPADPPTAAAEARGEQIPVRVFGGPTALFEYGGLTFLTDPTFDAPRSYPVPGGELVKTAPAAAAPAELGRVDVVLLSHDEHPDNLDESGRALLAEIPLTLTTPSGARRLGGAAQGLAPWASADLDRPDGRTVTVTGVPALHGPEELGAEEVEATVGEVVGFVLTSADLPTVYVSGDNASLGLVREIAARFGPVDTAILFAGAPRVPVFDGALLVLDSAQAAEAAAILGARRVVPVHCDSWAHFTEGRDDVVAAFKAAGLDDRLHLA
- a CDS encoding ABC transporter substrate-binding protein, with the protein product MRGTVLDGRYTLTERIGAGGMGAVWRARDARLDRDVAVKLLGLPRHTSGPERERMLALFVREARAAAALDSSYIVPVFDHGADGDVPYLVMPLLTGRTVNALLREGDGLAPERVADIAGQVCRALAVAHRAGIVHRDIKPANVIVTDEGTVKVLDFGIAKFLDATGATGGYLTRTSDSPIGTLHYMAPERFTRGPADGRTDVYSLGCMVHEMLTGSPPFDAPSEAALMHCHVYEAPDPPSARRPELTPEWDAFVGRTLTKDPTGRPTADEARQALEVLARTAGLRPVPVPPPAPVATPPAAPLEPVGAAEYPLAPPMPQGPPTPWPVPQPLVVAGSGPRPWWRRWWLPAGAAVAVAALVAVLTVVNPFDKDGGGGTDKEAKGGGSGSSDGRGTGDGKGGGTGAKGPAVAEQARTETLSIGTAADSKGPSPAVGGAHRGGSVTVLDPYELTTIDPGTMWSGTERLVSRLVYRSLTGLKTLPDGSVKLVGDLATDAGRPSAGGRTWTFTLKEGLTYNDGLPVRAKDFAHAVERTLGPQFSLGDKTLRSWILGKDATAGTAARSLPPGAIETPNDRTIVFHLEAARPDFNVALAGPTGAPLPEKVKDGPVNSGTLPSTGPYQINAYQSGKDLVLTRNPAWRAATDPLRTAYPDTYRVEGNVAVDQIKSRTLAARPGEAVMSFTGTLAKGDLDQASGAGRLTAPSSYVQTYMINTQRVKNRAVRKAIATALPAADVLAASDENGTVQHNLLPPGVRGARPFDLYDAGERGSPAKARELLKDAGKSGYRITLGYGSEADAKRADVIEAALEQAGFRVDLKQDKAADYFKNAGDGKYDLFRLAVGGGLPVASSFLPDYFGSETSAPASSNYSRLKNSEVDDAIEAADGAGSVPAAGKLWAKVDRRVMEEAAAVPLYVPTRTFLHSEAVRGLQVDLDGVSPLNAYVRP